In Phragmites australis chromosome 18, lpPhrAust1.1, whole genome shotgun sequence, the genomic window CAAGAAAGAAAGTGGTGTGTTTGTGAAattaaatcctttttttttaccctcgctttaaaaaaaatctcgacctgtaatactctattttttaaaaaaaaatctatgaccttaaaaaaaatagcataaacATAGTTAGGTTAGTTAACACCGAATTAATATACTCATCTAACGATCACCCGATGGGATCTTTGTTTAGGTAGAAGGTAGGAGGTAGAGGATTATCAAATGATCACCTGATCCAGAGCAAGGGAGAGATTGTTGCTGACAGATTCCGCACTTCTGAGGCCTGTTTCTTTTCTGGATGTTCAGCGTCACCGAGCATTCATCGGATGTCTCACTGCTGCTAAGGTGAAAGGAGCACAGCAGTAGCTGtaaggtcatctccagcagctatcttaaattttcatcctctaaaatactattacagcatctcttattttttcatctccagcagctaccctattttctaccttctactcctctttttctctctccggacccgctgtcagcctATGTGAACATtatgctacagtgttgctacagtactgctacagtaacaaACATTTGTTTCCTCCCTCTGGGCCCACTGTCAGTCTCCTTTTTAGCACTGTGATACAGTATGCTACAGTGCGGGATGCTACAGTAGTTCCGCAAAGTTGCTGGACTGTTTTCTCTCTCCGCagactgtagcaacactgtagcaccgGATGCCGACTCTGCTGGAGCTGGTACAGTACCCCCGCAAAAATCACTGTAGCAGCCGGATCTTCAAAAATGCAGATTCTGCTGTAAGGAATAGCACCATAGCCCCATCTATTCCTCATTATTGTCAACTTTCCATGATCCCGCTTTAAAAAATGTCGAAATGCTGCGAGAATGAGCTGCCATTTGACACCCAGCTCCTAGTGTCAAGTGTTAAGTTATTTGGATTTTGGAGAGTAAACTTATATGAAAtttgtacatttgtttttgaAGTACAGGTGATTGATACAAATTTATCCTGGAACTGTCCAGTTGACATAATCCTGCAAAATCCATCTTCCATGTGAAGCATGATCTGTCTGCACAATTGTACCATCTGCCCGATGAGGCCCATGTACGATCAAATCCTTCCAATCCTATTCTGTCACACTTTTTGGGCCTGTGAGCCGCGTTCAGTACAGAGCAACAGGATCCTCTATTTCTTTTGACCTTTTTACCGTTAGTGTGCTTTTACAATCCTCTGCTGAATCTGGAATCCCCGGACGTTTGTGTTGTAACCTGAGAGGGATCTACGGCGCCTCCAGTCCTGTCGTCTGCATGTCAGGCAGGGCTGGTATTTCCTTCTCCCATTTTTCTCCCTCCTCAATTTAGAAACGGGGTGAGCTGATAAACAGTCTGATGTTTCTTTTTCGTAAAATTCACCTGAATATTTCAAAGATTGATTTGCATTTTTGCGTCACAGTTTGTGCTTCGGTATGGCCATTGGCGACATTCTGGCAGTATGGGCACTGATGGTTCTTTTAACCCATttaattctaatattttaatactAGCTCTCCCTAACTATGTTTTCATATTCTAATCTCTTTAATCACACCGTACGCCTGGGCGTAACAACCCATTTAGTCACATCACATGCCATGGCGCGGCCAAATGCTTTAAGTCACGCCACGTGCCCATGAAGTGACTAAGTACAGGTTAGAGGTTGGAAATTTAGTTATCAagatattaatatttaaatattagaattaaATGGGttcaagaataaaaaaaaaaatctggcaCTTATTGGGTGGTATTTGGATAGCCGATTCACTGCACAGAATCACTGCTCCTGAGTTAGCCGAAGCTATTGCAGCTAGATGTGCTTCATCCTTTGCTAGAGACTATGGCTATAGAAAGGTTATACTGACCACTGATTGCTTATCTTGAAGCTGAAGGCACCATCACCCTTGGACAGATCCCAAATTAGAGCTCTTGTTCATGACATGAAGCTATCCATCATTTATTCATGCAAGTTGTACACTATTCCTAactatatttccttcatttcattctttttcttatttttttcttattcttttttttttattttcactccatctccaacagcttacTTTCGAGAGGatttgtgaaagaaaaaaatagataattccAAGGTGAAGAGAATGAAGATAggaatccttcatgatgtgaaCTACGAAGAAAAATTATTAGAGCGATGAAGTGAACGAGAATCCCTTCGCAAAGAGAACGAAAACCGTGAAGGGATTCAGTTGGAGATGACCTTATGTAATTGAGGCAGCACATGTTCTCACAAAATCTGAAGAACTTAATGTTGGTTCGATGTAAAGATACATCCCTTGGTTCTCCGGTGTCCCACTCGCCCAGTCTTACCGCCTCACGTGACGAGCTCTCTTTTGCGTCTTTCTTATGTCACCTTCGGTTAACTGAGTGAATTTGTTGTCATAGTAGAAATTGATACATAGAATTAGAGCTAGGACTTAGGTCGTGTCGTACCGCGCCGGCATGATCTGATCCCATCGTGCCTCGTGCCACGTCGTGTCATGCTCACTAGGCGCGATCAGCTCATATGTCATGCCATACCGGCACGAATCAACTTTAGAAAGGTCTAAGTACGGCTCTAGACACGTTGTACCGTCATCGTGCTATATCAGTCTAGGCACGATCTTGCTCCATATCGCCTGAtaatacttacatatttatttcttaacatctcacacttgtgtctctcatacttacatatttatttattatcattTCTTACCAAATAAATAAGACATTAAAATCTCACATTTTATAGCAgagagattaaaaaataaatatagaaaaatacGATCTAAACCATCCTGGCATACCGACATGCCTACTATGTTAAGATCCTAGGTATAGTACGACTCAAAATCATACCATGGGCGGCTTGAGAATGACACTGCGCAAGTCTTAGCTCTATACAGaattgaggaggaggaggaagagagcaAAGAATGCCCACTTTGAGTAGATGTCAGacaaggagagaggagaggtagaCAGGCTCAAGTTTTCCGTTTTCCTTTCCCCCGCTCCTCCACTTTGGAGTGGACTCTCTGGCATCTCTGCTcactcctccctccctcccgctcctcctccccacccCCACCTCGCCGCTCCGGCGTGGCGTTGCGGTTTCCTCTTTTGCTCTCGCCCTCCCACCCCCAAACCAGATCTttaaatcccccccccccccccacaaaccCTAGCCCAcaactcctccacctcctctcctcaCAATCCTCTTCTCCTCGCAGACCATTCCGATCTCGCCGCCGTTCCTCGGGCTGAGGATGCTGTAGCTGCCAGCGGATGGCCTCCGAGGGTGCTGccagccgccgcccgccccTGGCCCCGCCTCCCAAGCGCCGAGCCGCGGAGGACCAGCAGCCGCCCGACGTCCTCACCTACAAGCGCCGCCGCCACGCCACAAACTCCAACTCCAGCGGCAGCGTCGCCAACCCCGGCTCTGACATGGTAAGCATTGACCTAGCCGCCTCTTCTTTACATGGCTATTTCTTCTTTGCTGTTATAGTTCGAGCATCTGCCTAGCGTCGCGATGCCATCAGTCCGTCAAGATTTCGTTTCGATATCCCAAGATTTCGTTTCCATGTCGCAATATTTCGTTTTGACTGGGTTCTTGCAGTACTACCAACCTGGGTTCAGGAATCATGGGTGCcgatttctttcttttgtccCCCGGAATCGTATATACTGGGTGGCGATTTGTCTTTGGTTATAGTAATTGTTTGTGTTAAACTAGATTTATTCCCTTGCTTTCTGCGCAGGCTCAGCTGAGCATGGTAGTAGTACGTAGCAGCATTTCTCAGCAAGATGGGCACCAAGCGCTGGCAAGGCACTGGAGAAGCTGGAGGGACACGCTGGAGGGCTTCCTGGAGTCCCCCGCTGTGAACCAGGGCTCTGGAGGAATTCAGAGCTGCATCCGTGATGCGCTCAGATATAATGGTTGCCAACCCCTCCAACAACTCGCTAATCCTGTCACTCAGGTTGTAGAAACTCATGAGCCTTGTGCAAAGGTGGTGTATGATTAGAATTTTCCTGCTGACAAAATTCTTCTTTGTGGTCACTAGGGGAACCTTTCTAACGGCCAAGGTGAAGCCCAACAGACCCCTGGTGAACTGGTTAATGATAAAGAGAATAATGGCGCTGGTGCCTTGGTTTCGTTTGAAGATGGAACTGcagcatctttggaagccaacAAGGCAATGTGCAATAATGCTCTCTTTGACATCCTTGTCTCGGAGAAGTTCGCCTTGTTGTGTGATTCACTGGCTGCAATTTTCCATGTCAATAAGCCTAATGAGGTGATTGGTATGGAAAAAATTGATGCGAGGATGAGAAATGGAGATTATGCACAGAACCCTACACTGTTTGACCATGATATCAAGCAGGTACCTGTTCTTTATTGCATTAATTCATTCCCTCATATTCATTTGAACTGTTTTATCTATCTAATAAAGAAAGAGATGTAGCACTTCTACTTGGGACCCTACATTAGGTCCTTTCTACACTATAGATTTGAAAAATGGTCCCTATCTCCTGTCCGTTTGATGACATAGGTTCAAGAGTGAGATGCTCTGAATATGGTTGTTTGATTGAATGATTCTGTCTATGTTGTGTTGCctatttgggttttttttttcagcatgTTGCTCAGTCTTGCAAAATGTTTTAACTGTCCAAACAACAGAACCCAGGGGAGGATGGATGTTTCTCCTTCATTGTAGTAGTTAGAATAGGTGTGGTGCTCAACCAAAACACAGCAATTCAAGTGAAGGAGATCTACTATATGTTTCTTGTGCGAAGGGATCTGCAGTGTTGTCTTCATGTATTCatgctctctttctctccactCATGTCATTCGCTGTCCTCACTCTTCACCTTGCCAACTCCCATGGGCCTCTCTCTTCAAGTGGGCCACAAGCTTGACCATCAGAGGATGGCATTTGTGAACACAGAAATCTGTAGCGTGATGCTGCCACGCACGACTGCTCAATACGTAGGTTTCAATCCAAGTGAGGAAGTTTTTTATTTACCCTTTTTCACTTCTTTTCTTACACAGTAGGAGGCAAAAAAAAGGGAGAGTAATCTTAAAGTCTTGAGGGCAATCAACGAACATTTAGATTTGGTGTAGCTTTCAGTACCTCCTATAATTCTCAAAGATCAAACCAGTTCTCTTATATTTGTGTCTTCATTTTCTTGTATGtaatattttgtttgtttgttattGTTCATGCACCATGCATCCACATAAGTTTCCTTAACAttcaggcaaaaatatcttcaacGCTGTGTATctattttaatttatatttgtttattCTGTAGATATGGGAGAAGTTTGAACAAGTTGGCCGAGAAATGGCTGGTCTGGCTAGCAGTCTTTCAGTCATTTCACGAGCTTCTTATCAGAAGCAGGTATGTTGTCAGTTTTTTGTTGGCGCTACTGCTTCCTTGATATAATTGTTGGTGCTAGCATTGTAACTGTTAGATTTTGACTCAAGAGGCTTCCATTACATGGTTACATTGCACCACAGAACCATGCTGCAATCATATGCAGcctttagatttttttaaatgagTCCTTTTATGTCGGCCTGTTGGGCATTGCTAATAGGAACATTCTTTGTAGGCTTCTGGACTTTCAGAAATTGATGCGACTGAGCACAAGACAGAAGTAAGTGGTGTGTTGTGGACATGTTTTCCGACAATTGTTTGGTTGTTAGATTTGTTAAAATACCTTTACTAATTGCATTCTTCATTAGGAAACAAGTTTGGTTGGTGTTGCCCACAAAGTCCTAAGGGAGTCGACTCCCACATGCGATTCTGGCCATTCTACCATACCAAAACGAACTGAAACATCTAGACTGGATGGAAATCAGACTTGCAAGGATTGTGACAAAAGGGCAGATAGTGAAGGGAGAATTATCTGTGATGGATGTGAAGCCGCATACCATGTTTCGTGTCTTAAGCTTGCCATTGAAGATGTCCCAGTGAAATGGTACTGTCCCACCTGTATTGAATCAGCTGTAGCTGCCGCAAAGAATAATGCTAATGGCAGATCGCATGAAGATTGTAATGTGTGTGACTGGCTTGACGTCACCAAGCCAATAGAACATCCTGAGGTTGTTAGCAGAACTGAGTTAGTTGACGAAACACAGGAGAGCGCAGTTGCAAGCATGGAGGAAGATAGTGAACCAGACCTCTCGACAACTGCCCTATCAAACTTGTGTAAACATTGCGGCACATGTGAAGATGAAGACAAGAAATTCTTAGTATGTGGTCATCCTTACTGCGCTTACAAGTTCTATCACATCCGATGCCTGAAAGAAAGCCAGATTGCGCATGAGAAGCAAAAGAACCGAGCATGCTGGTACTGCCCATCTTGTCTGTGCAGAGGCTGCTTCAAGGACAAGGATGATGAATATACAGTCTTGTGTGATGGTTGTGATGATGCTTATCACATATACTGCATGACACCGGCACGCACTTCTATCCCCAAAGGTCAGTGGTATTGCTCATCATGTAGCGTGCTAAGGGCAATGGACGGACTGCAAAAGTATGAGAAGTCGATCATCCAGAGTGTTAAGCATGTTTCTGATGCCAAAAGGTCGAAGATGTTGCTAGGTGATGCTCCAGAAAAATAACTAGCACAATAGCAGCATTCTGGATCAGCTTCAGAGCTTTTGCTTTGGCAGACTTAGGCGAAAAGAAAGGATTCGTTGATCCCTCTGAAGGGGTATACTCTGACATCAATAATTGGATGGGCTGTGTGGTTTATTTCCTGCCGTTGATATCTACAGGAAGAACTTTTGCCTGGTGAAGATGATGGTCTATGGATGCGTAGCGGGATGCAATGTTCATTCCCTGTTTCCCTTTCGAATTTCCGCGACAATTCTGAGAACATTGTTGTTGCCTGTTCTTTTGTATGTGCTCCGTCGTTGTGATGATACCCTTTGTTGACATCGTTCTGTGAAATATATGTTTTATCTGACAATATGTTTGCATCATTGTTGGCTGTGAAGGTTTGTTAATGCTATATCTATCACTAAACAAGGGAGGTAATGTGAGTATATTGTACTGCATCTTTTGTGTGCTGGCTTGCTAATCCTGAAGGCTGTTCAGCTGAGGTTTCAGAGGCGAGAAATGGTTTGTGGCAGATGAAAGAAGCAACAGCTGTGAGCATCAGAGACATGGAAGCAACACTTTGGTTATGTGCTGAGAATCCCAGAAGAGGCATATAACCTGTTGGACTCAAGGATGAGGAGCGTACGTATGGGGTTTGTGTCAACGTACCAGAGCCTAAGTCGACAAGAGGGATGGATTTTCTTGGCAGACTTTCATGGTACGAGActtgaagagagagagagagagagagagtttggcTGTGTGTACTATGTAGAGAGGGTGAGTTTGGCTGTGTGTACTATGCGTAGGCATGTGACCAAATTGGATGCTTGCAAGCGTCCGAAGCGCCTACTCTACTCCACGTCGGCTTCCTTACAACAGGGATAAAGATGAGTcgcacctttctttgtcaaacGGCCTACATCTGCACTCGTTCGCATCCACGTTGGTCCTTTTCTTATCTCTCTCTAATTGCCAACTAATACGGTGATATCTTGCTAAAAATCCTCCGTCCTCCCTCTGGAACGCAAGAAATTTTGCGAATAGAGATGAAATTATACTATAAACGGGAAAAACACATCCCCATATCACATATAAGCCCatgataaacaaaaaaaatacaaaaataatacgACATGGTGCTCTTTCACCTCTCCAGTAACATCCATTGTTGTTGACCTTGCTCCGCAACAGCTGAACAAGTATATCGTCAAAACTAGCCGCAACAGTCAACACCTCGAATCCACTATTAAAATGCATCTAAGACTCTAAATAAACATCGACGGTGTCCTTGTTGAAAGAGGTAAAAGATAAAATCTAGCGTCGTCATCATCAGATTCATCGAATCCAGTAGCTCAAAGACAAAATTTGCAGCTAACGGCGATGAAACAACCAACCCGAAAAGCTGGAACAGCAACCTACATCCGCACAAAGGGGATGATGAAGTTTTCAAAATCTACTGCAAAGAGATGAAGAAAAGCTAACTTTCCACGTGCTTTGCCAAAATCACCACCATCAAAGAAGACATGAAGGAACCTAAACCTACATGGTCGTCATACCACTGCATCCACATGAGAAATTCTAGCACACCATATCTTTATTAGAGATAAAATAAATCCCACTAGTAAATCTACAAGGAGGATCGGATCCTAGTCCTCACTGCTGGTGAGGTCGCTAAGGGTAcaggaggaaggggagggaaaGGAAGGCAAATGTGATTTCATATTTATGGAATTTTATGAGGATCCGAGTGACTTGTGAATGGATCCTCGAGATATAGGTgtggaaagaaaaatatgatataaattacaTACAGTCATCCTAATTCAATTTTATGTGAAGTTCATTTTAAAAAAGTATGTATTTTTCAATCTCTGGCCTTCTAAGATATCAAATAAAAGAGAGCTGAATAGTACCAAACCAAAGGAAAAGGGA contains:
- the LOC133899512 gene encoding PHD finger protein EHD3-like; the encoded protein is MASEGAASRRPPLAPPPKRRAAEDQQPPDVLTYKRRRHATNSNSSGSVANPGSDMAQLSMVVVRSSISQQDGHQALARHWRSWRDTLEGFLESPAVNQGSGGIQSCIRDALRYNGCQPLQQLANPVTQGNLSNGQGEAQQTPGELVNDKENNGAGALVSFEDGTAASLEANKAMCNNALFDILVSEKFALLCDSLAAIFHVNKPNEVIGMEKIDARMRNGDYAQNPTLFDHDIKQIWEKFEQVGREMAGLASSLSVISRASYQKQASGLSEIDATEHKTEETSLVGVAHKVLRESTPTCDSGHSTIPKRTETSRLDGNQTCKDCDKRADSEGRIICDGCEAAYHVSCLKLAIEDVPVKWYCPTCIESAVAAAKNNANGRSHEDCNVCDWLDVTKPIEHPEVVSRTELVDETQESAVASMEEDSEPDLSTTALSNLCKHCGTCEDEDKKFLVCGHPYCAYKFYHIRCLKESQIAHEKQKNRACWYCPSCLCRGCFKDKDDEYTVLCDGCDDAYHIYCMTPARTSIPKGQWYCSSCSVLRAMDGLQKYEKSIIQSVKHVSDAKRSKMLLGDAPEK